The nucleotide sequence GAGGAAGATAAATAGCAAGCTTCTTCGCTTCTTATTTTTGGATGCAATTCCATAGGAATATCATCTCCGTAACGTTCTACACATTCTGCTAAGTTCTGTTTGATGGTCTCTTCATCTTCACAGTGCACTGCGATCATTAAAGGCGATTTAGTAAAGATCTCCTCTAAGACTGTAGGGTTATCTACCAACATATTACCTGTAGAGGAACCTAAGAACAACTTTAAAGCTGCTGTAGTTTTAGGATCTACCTTTAATATCTCTTCTAAATTATCATTGGTTCCACCAAACATAAAAGAATAATTGGCATATGAGCTTTTACTTGCAAGCTCAAATTTAGCATCTAACTCCTCTATAGTTGTAGTTTGCGGGTTTGTATTAGGCATCTCTATAAAAGAAGTAATTCCCCCGGCTACTGCTGCTCTAGAGCCAGACTCAATAGTTTCTTTATGAGTTAGGCCAGGCTCTCTAAAATGAACCTGATCATCTATAATCCCTGGAAAAAGATGATTCCCTTCTGCATCTACAATATTTACATCTGGAGATTTAGCACTAATACTGTCGGCTATTTCTGTAATTATCCCATCTACAATATATACATCGCCTTCCTTAATTTCCCCTTCGTTAACGATACGTGCATTCTTAATTAAAACCTTCTTCATTATTTTTCTGCCCTATTGAAAAGACTTTTAAATTTCATATTAATTACCCCAAACACAGCCTCAGATATAATTCCGCTGCTCATTTTAGAAGTTCCGTTGGTTCTATCGGTAAAGATAACAGGAACTTCCCTTATGTCAAATTTTAATAGATAGGCTTTGAATTTCATTTCTATTTGAAATGCATATCCAACAAATTGTATTTTATTAAGATTAATGCTTTCCAGCACCTTTCTTTTATAACAAACAAATCCAGCAGTGGTATCATGTATCTCCATCCCTGTAACCCATCGCACATATTTAGAAGCTACCCAAGACAATAATACCCTAGCCATTGGCCAGTTTATCACATTCACCCCAGTTACATATCTAGATCCTATGGCCAGATCTGCTCCATTTTTTGCACATGTATTATATAACCTTATAAGATCATTTGGGTTATGCGAGAAATCTGCATCCATCTCAAAGATGTATTCATAATCTCTTTGCAAGGCCCACTTAAAACCATGTATATAGGCCGTACCCAATCCCATCTTACCTTTTCTTTCTTCTAGATATAAGGCTCCAAAATATTCTGCCTGAAGTGCTTTTACCTTTTCACCGGTCTTATCTGGAGAATTATCATCTACCACTAGAATATGAAATTTACGCTGTAGAGAAAATATATTCCTAATCAGCCGTTCTATATTCTCAATTTCATTGTAAGTGGGTATAATGATTATCCCATTAGACATGCTCAAAAATTTTGCCCAAATGTAACTATTTTTGTGCACAGCTACTTCAATTTACATTGAAGTTTTAACCCTATTAGTCATACCTTTGTAAAAACTTTTTGTTTGGAAGCCATAGAAAGATATAGTACCTCAAACGATTTACTCACGCTTATTATTTTGTTGGTGCTAATTTTATTAGTACTCGCCAGGAAACTGTTCTCACACAGGTTTGAAGATTTCATATCTTTAGTTACCTCCGGAAAATTCCTGGTAATAAAATCTAAAGAACATAAAGCTCTTTTTGGATTTAATGTGATCATGCTTATTACTCACATTTTGAGCATTTCAATATTTCTATATGTCCTCTACAGACAATTTTTTGGAATTGAAAATAATGCAGGAATACTCTTATTGAGAATAACCACCGCTTACAGCTTTTTTGTACTCCTAAAAATTACCGTAGAAAAAATTATTGCTAACGTTTTTGATATAGATGAAATTATAGATACCTACCTCTATCAAAAGCATACTTATAGAAATTTCATTTCTTTAATTCTATTTCCAGCTTCCATTATTCTTGTTTACGCGCAGAATCCCCAACCTTGGATATTCTATACCATTGGGGGTCTTTACCTTATAATTATAATGTTCAGTTATTCCAGAGTTATTCAAAAAAATATGAACATTGCAACACGTAATTGGTTCTATTTTATTTTGTACCTTTGCACTCTCGAAATAACCCCTTACATTATTTTGTATAAGCTTATTACATTGACCTAAGGTTTCTAAAAATCAGTAACATATGAAAGTGAAAACAATTTTAATTTCTCAGCCAGAGCCTAAGATAGAAAATTCACCCTATTTTGAGCTGGAAGAAAAGCAACGAGTAAAAATTGATTTCATACCGTTTATACACGTAGAAGGAGTTCCGTCTAAAGATGTGCGTCAGCAAAAAATAGATTTAACTAAATATTCTGCAGTGATATTAACTAGCCGTAACGCGGTAGATCACTTTTTTAGAATTGCAGAGGAGATGAGATATAAAGTGCCAGATACTCTTAAATATTTTTGTTTAAGTGAAGCTGTTGCTTATTATCTTCAGAAGTATGTTGTTTACCGTAAACGTAAGATCTACGTAGGTAAACGTACCTTTTCTGAATTAGCTCCCTATATCAAGAAGTATAAGAATGAGAAGTTCATACTTCCGGCATCAGATATGCTAAAACCAGATATCCCTAAAACTTTAAATAAGCTTGGTGTGGAATGGAAACAAGCAGTTTTCTATAAAACTGTAGTTAGTGACCTTACTCATTTAAGAGATGTTTATTACGATATTTTGGTCTTCTTTAGCCCTA is from Gillisia sp. Hel1_33_143 and encodes:
- a CDS encoding polyprenol monophosphomannose synthase yields the protein MSNGIIIIPTYNEIENIERLIRNIFSLQRKFHILVVDDNSPDKTGEKVKALQAEYFGALYLEERKGKMGLGTAYIHGFKWALQRDYEYIFEMDADFSHNPNDLIRLYNTCAKNGADLAIGSRYVTGVNVINWPMARVLLSWVASKYVRWVTGMEIHDTTAGFVCYKRKVLESINLNKIQFVGYAFQIEMKFKAYLLKFDIREVPVIFTDRTNGTSKMSSGIISEAVFGVINMKFKSLFNRAEK
- a CDS encoding DUF4271 domain-containing protein, giving the protein MEAIERYSTSNDLLTLIILLVLILLVLARKLFSHRFEDFISLVTSGKFLVIKSKEHKALFGFNVIMLITHILSISIFLYVLYRQFFGIENNAGILLLRITTAYSFFVLLKITVEKIIANVFDIDEIIDTYLYQKHTYRNFISLILFPASIILVYAQNPQPWIFYTIGGLYLIIIMFSYSRVIQKNMNIATRNWFYFILYLCTLEITPYIILYKLITLT
- a CDS encoding uroporphyrinogen-III synthase, which encodes MKVKTILISQPEPKIENSPYFELEEKQRVKIDFIPFIHVEGVPSKDVRQQKIDLTKYSAVILTSRNAVDHFFRIAEEMRYKVPDTLKYFCLSEAVAYYLQKYVVYRKRKIYVGKRTFSELAPYIKKYKNEKFILPASDMLKPDIPKTLNKLGVEWKQAVFYKTVVSDLTHLRDVYYDILVFFSPSGIVSLFENFPDFEQKDTKIAVFGNTTVKAAKEHGLVVNIQAPTPETPSMTMALMKYIKEANKK